The Salvia miltiorrhiza cultivar Shanhuang (shh) chromosome 1, IMPLAD_Smil_shh, whole genome shotgun sequence genome has a window encoding:
- the LOC130987423 gene encoding uncharacterized protein LOC130987423 isoform X2: MERGEESGSPSWSSSFYMPTTEDVARAVAAAAAAVRSPRPSVVYSSKDDSGGQLKKLQHQVSRLLKGLSSPPEVKSGAYNPEILTSQKRQWANFQLQMLDHKVWKEPSKLFESMVVVGLPPNSDVQALQNLYFARKFEGSGRLRSALGGQNQCRIEPNLEPQVLFVYPPEKQLPLKYKDLLSFCFPNGVEVNAVERTPSMSELNEILLGQEHLKQSDLSFVFRLQVADSSTLYGCCVLVEEMIQKPSGLISTISDGQPACSSRSRYILTTRRCYCILSRLPFFELHFGVLNSIFTEERLERLTKQINGLDFDSPVGCDMVETFEEKAESFLADGSPNTQNGAVEASESSGSISGSIINDISQFELHNLDQDNYLKKEPNGTVVPVDPEIEKLASWEEPAVEVDSCITDNLSAKQSLERRLPNAVIPFMRYQQCESSESSSSFASPCEDRNFRCDFDEAETEEASSSGRDIFSEQSVLEWAKANDHGSLQIICEYYQLSCPARGSTITFHPLDHLQPLEYHRPDETVLPIAGSTIDLRSCNTSLEFAEAHGELVVEEEAAALSVWAIACLCGTLRLEHVLTIFAGALLEKQIVIVCSNLGILSALVLSIIPLIRPYQWQSLLMPILPNDMLDFLDAPVPYIVGVKNKTELQAKLTNAILVDANRNQVKSPSLPQLPQQRELYSLLSPYHAKLVGESYLGKKRPVYECTDVQIEAAKGFLEVLRSYLDSLCSNLRSHTITNVQSNDDKVSLLLKESFIESFPSRNRPFMKLFLDTQLFSVHTDFILSFIQKE; this comes from the exons ATGGAGAGAGGTGAAGAATCAGGTAGTCCTAGTTGGAGCTCATCATTCTATATGCCAACAACTGAGGATGTTGCTAGAGCtgttgcagcagcagcagcagctgtTCGTTCTCCACGGCCTTCTGTGGTGTATTCATCAAAAGATGATAGTGGTGGCCAGCTTAAAAAACTTCAGCATCAGGTCTCAAGATTATTGAAAGGACTATCCAGTCCTCCCGAAGTTAAAAGCGGAGCGTATAACCCAGAAATACTAACTAGTCAAAAGCGTCAGTGGGCTAACTTTCAATTGCAAATGCTG GATCACAAAGTATGGAAGGAGCCATCGAAGCTTTTTGAGAGCATGGTGGTTGTTGGACTTCCTCCTAATTCTGATGTTCAAGCACTCCAAAATCTGTACTTTGCTAGAAAATTTGAAGGTTCAGGGAGATTGCGAAGTGCACTCGGTGGTCAGAATCAGTGCCGTATAGAACCTAACCTTGAGCCTCAG GTCTTGTTTGTTTATCCTCCAGAAAAGCAACTGCCACTAAAGTACAAGGATCTCCTTTCTTTCTGCTTTCCAAATGGAGTAGAG GTGAATGCCGTTGAGAGAACTCCATCAATGAGTGAATTGAATGAGATACTTCTCGGACAG GAGCATCTCAAACAGAGTGATTTGTCATTTGTCTTCCGGCTGCAG GTTGctgattcttcaactctttATGGTTGCTGTGTTTTGGTTGAAGAAATGATACAAAAGCCCTCAGGATTGATCTCCACTATCTCTGATGGGCAACCTGCCTGTTCAAGTCGGAGCCGCTATATTTTGACCACACGTCGTTGTTACTGCATTCTTTCCAGGCTTCCATTTTTTGAGCTGCATTTTGGCGTGTTGAATAG CATCTTTACTGAAGAGAGGTTGGAACGATTAACAAAGCAGATAAATGGATTGGATTTCGACTCACCTGTGGGCTGCGATATGGTTGAAACATTCGAAGAGAAAGCCGAAAGTTTCCTGGCCGATGGATCACCCAACACACAAAATGGGGCAGTTGAAGCTTCTGAGTCAAGCGGTTCTATCTCAGGAAGCATAATTAACGATATATCTCAGTTTGAACTTCATAATCTAGACCAAGACAATTATTTGAAGAAAGAACCTAATGGCACTGTTGTCCCTGTTGATCCCGAGATAGAGAAACTAGCTTCTTGGGAAGAACCTGCAGTTGAAGTTGATTCATGTATTACTGACAATCTTAGTGCCAAGCAGTCATTAGAAAGGCGTTTACCAAATGCTGTAATACCATTCATGCGGTACCAACAATGTGAAAGTTCTGAGTCATCTTCCAG TTTCGCATCACCATGTGAAGATAGGAATTTTAGATGTGATTTTGACGAGGCAGAAACAGAAGAGGCAAGTTCATCTGGTCGAGATATCTTCAGTGAACAAAGTGTCCTTGAGTGGGCAAAG GCAAACGACCATGGATCCTTGCAAATAATTTGTGAATATTACCAACTATCTTGCCCTGCTCGTGGTTCAACAATAACCTTCCACCCTCTAGATCACCTTCAACCTCTAGAATATCATAGACCCGACGAAACAGTTCTACCCATTGCAGGTTCAACAATCGACTTGAGATCTTGCAATACAAGTTTGGAGTTTGCTGAG GCCCACGGCGAACTTGTGGTGGAAGAGGAGGCAGCTGCTTTATCAGTTTGGGCTATCGCCTGCCTATGTGGTACCCTAAGATTGGAGCAT GTGTTGACAATATTTGCAGGAGCCCTACTGGAGAAACAGATTGTCATTGTCTGTTCAAATTTG GGTATTTTATCTGCTTTAGTTCTATCAATTATCCCCCTGATTCGACCTTATCAGTGGCAGAGCTTGTTAATGCCG ATACTTCCAAATGACATGCTGGACTTTCTGGATGCGCCTGTCCCATACATA GTAGGTGTAAAGAACAAAACGGAGCTGCAGGCGAAGTTAACAAATGCGATTCTGGTGGATGCAAATAGAAATCAG GTGAAATCACCATCACTACCACAGCTACCTCAACAGAGAGAGTTGTACTCACTCCTGAGTCCTTACCATGCGAAATTGGTGGGAGAAAGTTACTTGGGGAAGAAAAGGCCAGtctatgaatgtactgatgtgCAG ATCGAAGCTGCCAAAGGCTTTCTGGAAGTGCTGCGGTCTTACTTGGACTCTCTCTGTTCTAACCTTCGTTCTCACACAATCACTAATGTTCAATCAAACGATGATAAG GTATCATTGTTGTTAAAAGAGAGTTTCATCGAGTCATTCCCCAGTCGGAATCGCCCTTTCATGAAG CTTTTCTTGGACACGCAGCTCTTCTCTGTACATACAGATTTTATACTCTCTTTCATCCAGAAGGAATAG
- the LOC130987423 gene encoding uncharacterized protein LOC130987423 isoform X1 produces the protein MERGEESGSPSWSSSFYMPTTEDVARAVAAAAAAVRSPRPSVVYSSKDDSGGQLKKLQHQVSRLLKGLSSPPEVKSGAYNPEILTSQKRQWANFQLQMLDHKVWKEPSKLFESMVVVGLPPNSDVQALQNLYFARKFEGSGRLRSALGGQNQCRIEPNLEPQVLFVYPPEKQLPLKYKDLLSFCFPNGVEVNAVERTPSMSELNEILLGQEHLKQSDLSFVFRLQVADSSTLYGCCVLVEEMIQKPSGLISTISDGQPACSSRSRYILTTRRCYCILSRLPFFELHFGVLNSIFTEERLERLTKQINGLDFDSPVGCDMVETFEEKAESFLADGSPNTQNGAVEASESSGSISGSIINDISQFELHNLDQDNYLKKEPNGTVVPVDPEIEKLASWEEPAVEVDSCITDNLSAKQSLERRLPNAVIPFMRYQQCESSESSSSFASPCEDRNFRCDFDEAETEEASSSGRDIFSEQSVLEWAKANDHGSLQIICEYYQLSCPARGSTITFHPLDHLQPLEYHRPDETVLPIAGSTIDLRSCNTSLEFAEAHGELVVEEEAAALSVWAIACLCGTLRLEHVLTIFAGALLEKQIVIVCSNLGILSALVLSIIPLIRPYQWQSLLMPILPNDMLDFLDAPVPYIVGVKNKTELQAKLTNAILVDANRNQVKSPSLPQLPQQRELYSLLSPYHAKLVGESYLGKKRPVYECTDVQIEAAKGFLEVLRSYLDSLCSNLRSHTITNVQSNDDKVSLLLKESFIESFPSRNRPFMKVGTQHYNVYFKCIIFYFDTLFMASHLYVILRI, from the exons ATGGAGAGAGGTGAAGAATCAGGTAGTCCTAGTTGGAGCTCATCATTCTATATGCCAACAACTGAGGATGTTGCTAGAGCtgttgcagcagcagcagcagctgtTCGTTCTCCACGGCCTTCTGTGGTGTATTCATCAAAAGATGATAGTGGTGGCCAGCTTAAAAAACTTCAGCATCAGGTCTCAAGATTATTGAAAGGACTATCCAGTCCTCCCGAAGTTAAAAGCGGAGCGTATAACCCAGAAATACTAACTAGTCAAAAGCGTCAGTGGGCTAACTTTCAATTGCAAATGCTG GATCACAAAGTATGGAAGGAGCCATCGAAGCTTTTTGAGAGCATGGTGGTTGTTGGACTTCCTCCTAATTCTGATGTTCAAGCACTCCAAAATCTGTACTTTGCTAGAAAATTTGAAGGTTCAGGGAGATTGCGAAGTGCACTCGGTGGTCAGAATCAGTGCCGTATAGAACCTAACCTTGAGCCTCAG GTCTTGTTTGTTTATCCTCCAGAAAAGCAACTGCCACTAAAGTACAAGGATCTCCTTTCTTTCTGCTTTCCAAATGGAGTAGAG GTGAATGCCGTTGAGAGAACTCCATCAATGAGTGAATTGAATGAGATACTTCTCGGACAG GAGCATCTCAAACAGAGTGATTTGTCATTTGTCTTCCGGCTGCAG GTTGctgattcttcaactctttATGGTTGCTGTGTTTTGGTTGAAGAAATGATACAAAAGCCCTCAGGATTGATCTCCACTATCTCTGATGGGCAACCTGCCTGTTCAAGTCGGAGCCGCTATATTTTGACCACACGTCGTTGTTACTGCATTCTTTCCAGGCTTCCATTTTTTGAGCTGCATTTTGGCGTGTTGAATAG CATCTTTACTGAAGAGAGGTTGGAACGATTAACAAAGCAGATAAATGGATTGGATTTCGACTCACCTGTGGGCTGCGATATGGTTGAAACATTCGAAGAGAAAGCCGAAAGTTTCCTGGCCGATGGATCACCCAACACACAAAATGGGGCAGTTGAAGCTTCTGAGTCAAGCGGTTCTATCTCAGGAAGCATAATTAACGATATATCTCAGTTTGAACTTCATAATCTAGACCAAGACAATTATTTGAAGAAAGAACCTAATGGCACTGTTGTCCCTGTTGATCCCGAGATAGAGAAACTAGCTTCTTGGGAAGAACCTGCAGTTGAAGTTGATTCATGTATTACTGACAATCTTAGTGCCAAGCAGTCATTAGAAAGGCGTTTACCAAATGCTGTAATACCATTCATGCGGTACCAACAATGTGAAAGTTCTGAGTCATCTTCCAG TTTCGCATCACCATGTGAAGATAGGAATTTTAGATGTGATTTTGACGAGGCAGAAACAGAAGAGGCAAGTTCATCTGGTCGAGATATCTTCAGTGAACAAAGTGTCCTTGAGTGGGCAAAG GCAAACGACCATGGATCCTTGCAAATAATTTGTGAATATTACCAACTATCTTGCCCTGCTCGTGGTTCAACAATAACCTTCCACCCTCTAGATCACCTTCAACCTCTAGAATATCATAGACCCGACGAAACAGTTCTACCCATTGCAGGTTCAACAATCGACTTGAGATCTTGCAATACAAGTTTGGAGTTTGCTGAG GCCCACGGCGAACTTGTGGTGGAAGAGGAGGCAGCTGCTTTATCAGTTTGGGCTATCGCCTGCCTATGTGGTACCCTAAGATTGGAGCAT GTGTTGACAATATTTGCAGGAGCCCTACTGGAGAAACAGATTGTCATTGTCTGTTCAAATTTG GGTATTTTATCTGCTTTAGTTCTATCAATTATCCCCCTGATTCGACCTTATCAGTGGCAGAGCTTGTTAATGCCG ATACTTCCAAATGACATGCTGGACTTTCTGGATGCGCCTGTCCCATACATA GTAGGTGTAAAGAACAAAACGGAGCTGCAGGCGAAGTTAACAAATGCGATTCTGGTGGATGCAAATAGAAATCAG GTGAAATCACCATCACTACCACAGCTACCTCAACAGAGAGAGTTGTACTCACTCCTGAGTCCTTACCATGCGAAATTGGTGGGAGAAAGTTACTTGGGGAAGAAAAGGCCAGtctatgaatgtactgatgtgCAG ATCGAAGCTGCCAAAGGCTTTCTGGAAGTGCTGCGGTCTTACTTGGACTCTCTCTGTTCTAACCTTCGTTCTCACACAATCACTAATGTTCAATCAAACGATGATAAG GTATCATTGTTGTTAAAAGAGAGTTTCATCGAGTCATTCCCCAGTCGGAATCGCCCTTTCATGAAGGTCGGTACTCAGCACTATAATGTTTACTTCAAGtgcatcattttttatttcgaTACGCTGTTCATGGCATCCCATCTGTACGTGATTTTGCGTATATAA
- the LOC130987423 gene encoding uncharacterized protein LOC130987423 isoform X3 produces MVVVGLPPNSDVQALQNLYFARKFEGSGRLRSALGGQNQCRIEPNLEPQVLFVYPPEKQLPLKYKDLLSFCFPNGVEVNAVERTPSMSELNEILLGQEHLKQSDLSFVFRLQVADSSTLYGCCVLVEEMIQKPSGLISTISDGQPACSSRSRYILTTRRCYCILSRLPFFELHFGVLNSIFTEERLERLTKQINGLDFDSPVGCDMVETFEEKAESFLADGSPNTQNGAVEASESSGSISGSIINDISQFELHNLDQDNYLKKEPNGTVVPVDPEIEKLASWEEPAVEVDSCITDNLSAKQSLERRLPNAVIPFMRYQQCESSESSSSFASPCEDRNFRCDFDEAETEEASSSGRDIFSEQSVLEWAKANDHGSLQIICEYYQLSCPARGSTITFHPLDHLQPLEYHRPDETVLPIAGSTIDLRSCNTSLEFAEAHGELVVEEEAAALSVWAIACLCGTLRLEHVLTIFAGALLEKQIVIVCSNLGILSALVLSIIPLIRPYQWQSLLMPILPNDMLDFLDAPVPYIVGVKNKTELQAKLTNAILVDANRNQVKSPSLPQLPQQRELYSLLSPYHAKLVGESYLGKKRPVYECTDVQIEAAKGFLEVLRSYLDSLCSNLRSHTITNVQSNDDKVSLLLKESFIESFPSRNRPFMKVGTQHYNVYFKCIIFYFDTLFMASHLYVILRI; encoded by the exons ATGGTGGTTGTTGGACTTCCTCCTAATTCTGATGTTCAAGCACTCCAAAATCTGTACTTTGCTAGAAAATTTGAAGGTTCAGGGAGATTGCGAAGTGCACTCGGTGGTCAGAATCAGTGCCGTATAGAACCTAACCTTGAGCCTCAG GTCTTGTTTGTTTATCCTCCAGAAAAGCAACTGCCACTAAAGTACAAGGATCTCCTTTCTTTCTGCTTTCCAAATGGAGTAGAG GTGAATGCCGTTGAGAGAACTCCATCAATGAGTGAATTGAATGAGATACTTCTCGGACAG GAGCATCTCAAACAGAGTGATTTGTCATTTGTCTTCCGGCTGCAG GTTGctgattcttcaactctttATGGTTGCTGTGTTTTGGTTGAAGAAATGATACAAAAGCCCTCAGGATTGATCTCCACTATCTCTGATGGGCAACCTGCCTGTTCAAGTCGGAGCCGCTATATTTTGACCACACGTCGTTGTTACTGCATTCTTTCCAGGCTTCCATTTTTTGAGCTGCATTTTGGCGTGTTGAATAG CATCTTTACTGAAGAGAGGTTGGAACGATTAACAAAGCAGATAAATGGATTGGATTTCGACTCACCTGTGGGCTGCGATATGGTTGAAACATTCGAAGAGAAAGCCGAAAGTTTCCTGGCCGATGGATCACCCAACACACAAAATGGGGCAGTTGAAGCTTCTGAGTCAAGCGGTTCTATCTCAGGAAGCATAATTAACGATATATCTCAGTTTGAACTTCATAATCTAGACCAAGACAATTATTTGAAGAAAGAACCTAATGGCACTGTTGTCCCTGTTGATCCCGAGATAGAGAAACTAGCTTCTTGGGAAGAACCTGCAGTTGAAGTTGATTCATGTATTACTGACAATCTTAGTGCCAAGCAGTCATTAGAAAGGCGTTTACCAAATGCTGTAATACCATTCATGCGGTACCAACAATGTGAAAGTTCTGAGTCATCTTCCAG TTTCGCATCACCATGTGAAGATAGGAATTTTAGATGTGATTTTGACGAGGCAGAAACAGAAGAGGCAAGTTCATCTGGTCGAGATATCTTCAGTGAACAAAGTGTCCTTGAGTGGGCAAAG GCAAACGACCATGGATCCTTGCAAATAATTTGTGAATATTACCAACTATCTTGCCCTGCTCGTGGTTCAACAATAACCTTCCACCCTCTAGATCACCTTCAACCTCTAGAATATCATAGACCCGACGAAACAGTTCTACCCATTGCAGGTTCAACAATCGACTTGAGATCTTGCAATACAAGTTTGGAGTTTGCTGAG GCCCACGGCGAACTTGTGGTGGAAGAGGAGGCAGCTGCTTTATCAGTTTGGGCTATCGCCTGCCTATGTGGTACCCTAAGATTGGAGCAT GTGTTGACAATATTTGCAGGAGCCCTACTGGAGAAACAGATTGTCATTGTCTGTTCAAATTTG GGTATTTTATCTGCTTTAGTTCTATCAATTATCCCCCTGATTCGACCTTATCAGTGGCAGAGCTTGTTAATGCCG ATACTTCCAAATGACATGCTGGACTTTCTGGATGCGCCTGTCCCATACATA GTAGGTGTAAAGAACAAAACGGAGCTGCAGGCGAAGTTAACAAATGCGATTCTGGTGGATGCAAATAGAAATCAG GTGAAATCACCATCACTACCACAGCTACCTCAACAGAGAGAGTTGTACTCACTCCTGAGTCCTTACCATGCGAAATTGGTGGGAGAAAGTTACTTGGGGAAGAAAAGGCCAGtctatgaatgtactgatgtgCAG ATCGAAGCTGCCAAAGGCTTTCTGGAAGTGCTGCGGTCTTACTTGGACTCTCTCTGTTCTAACCTTCGTTCTCACACAATCACTAATGTTCAATCAAACGATGATAAG GTATCATTGTTGTTAAAAGAGAGTTTCATCGAGTCATTCCCCAGTCGGAATCGCCCTTTCATGAAGGTCGGTACTCAGCACTATAATGTTTACTTCAAGtgcatcattttttatttcgaTACGCTGTTCATGGCATCCCATCTGTACGTGATTTTGCGTATATAA